The Hydrogenimonas thermophila genome includes the window ATGTACTCAAACTCTTCTGTGCCTCTAAACGAGCCTCTTTTGTCTCTTTCAACTGTGCTTCAAGAACTTTGAGCTTATCGTTACTCTCTCTTAACCGTTTTTGCTCATCTTTCAGCTCTTCTATACGATGTGAAGGTGTATAGTAGTCTATTGTCTCAAAAATCTCAAAGCGTAAAACATCACGCAGAGTATCACGCCGATTTTCAAGGGTTTGTAGCTCTAACTTTGATGCTTTTATGCTCTCTTTAAGATAATCGATCTTTTCATGGATGGTGTTTAAATCCTCTTGCAGTTTCTCAATCTTTTCACGATTCTCCCAGCCAAGTACGAAACGCCTTTCATCATTAATATCATATCGATCATCCTTTTCGTGCCGACTTCCACTCTGACGCACCTGACCATGCTTTGTCAAAGCCTTCTTGTGTCGTCTGAAACAGGAGATATCTTCACACAATCGATAATCAAAATCGTAATACAACCGATGGCGAAGATAGTCATAAAATGGAGTATCAGACTTTACCTCCATCTGAGAGTAGAGCATTGTAGAGTCTTCAAAAAGAAGCGGTTCATACTCTTTAGATGTATCAATCTTTAGATAGACCAACCGACCATTTAAGTGATGGTTTTCAACATAGTCACTAATCTGCTCATAGTAGCGTGTATCTACCAAAAGCGATAGAGCAAAATTTCGTAAAACTCTTTCAATTGCTCCTCTAAAAGGTTTTGAAAGCGGTTTAAGCAGTTCTCCGGCAAATGGAAGATCTGACTCTTTTATCCCCAATGCATCACAAATCTGCTCACGAATCAAAGCACTATTTTGTGGGATGTTACTCTTTCTTGCCTTTAAATAGATAAGCTCTTTCTCTATCTCTTTAGCTCTCTCTTGTAAACGCTCGTAAGCTTTTCTGTCGCCAAAAAGGTTTGCCTCTACCTTCTCTCTCTTCTCTTGTACTTCAGTTAACTCCCCCTCAAACTCCTGTCTTAACGAAAGAAAAGTGTGTTCATTGCTTACACCTCTCTTACCAAGAGTTTTTAAAAGTTCACTATATCGTCGATGTTCTGCATGACGACTCTCTAACCTCTCACCCTCGATCTGCAACTCTTTCTCTATCCCTGCAAGCCGTCCACCACCGCTACGCTCTATATCTAACCTAAGATCACTCTCTTTACTAAAGAGCCGTTCAACCTCATCACCAGTCTGTTTCAACCGACTATTTAGCTTTGTTACCTCAATATCAAGAGCAGAGAGCTTCTCATCATAAATCGCTCCAGCCTCCTTTGCAAACCAGACACCAATCAACTTTGAGAGACGCTCCAAACCAAGCAGTTCATTTTGCTTTTTCTGATATTTGCCAATATTTTCACAAATAGGCTTTAAAAGTGCAATCTCCTCTTTTGCCTCTAAAACTGCATCGTGCGCACGTTTCAACTCTGAAAAACTGGCTATCAACTCATCGACACTCTTTTCAATCGGCTTTGCTTCCAACATATGCTCTCGTACAAAGTCTGTCAAATTCCCAACCGACTTCATAGAAACGGTCTGATAAAAGAGTTGCATAGCCTGATCGCCACGAATACCAAGCACTCGTCTTATATGTGAAAAGTAGTCTCTATAACTCTCAAAAAGCTCACAACCATCTTGTTTAAGCCGTTTTTTCAATGCACGAATATCTTTGAAAGGTGGAATAAAGTTATCTTCTATATTCAATTTATCTCGTGAGACAACATAAAAACGCTCTGGAGTTCTGTTACCTGGTTTAAGATATAAAAAGAGTGCCAATGTCAGCGACTCAAACAGACCCTCATTCTCAAATCGACCCAAAAGTACAGTAAAGTTGTTGTGATCACGCAAAGTTTTAGCTTTAAGTTGACCTAACGCCTCATCTTTCTCTGTTCTGTAAGCACCTGCTACATAGCTGTAAAGTGTCCTCTCACGACTCCCCGCACCTGCCGCTTTGTTGTAAACAATACGCCCAGGTGAAACCAGCAGTGTTGTCAAAGCATCAACAATAGTAGATTTACCGGATCCAATGTCACCTGTAAGCAGTGCATTGTCACCATCCATCTTCAGCATTACAACTTTCCGATCAAACGTCCCCCAGTTGTAAAGCTCAAAATGGATCAATCGAAACCCGCGTCGCTGTGCTTGGGCATCAAAGAGCGACTCCATCACAGCCCCTTCTCTTGCATCAATTTCTCATACTCAGCCATCTTTTTATCAAACTCAGCAAGCCAGTTTGCATCGACAAATGATTTAAGCACCGGTTGAATCTTATAACCCCCATCTGATAATCTTTTTAAAAAGCCCATCTCTACAACTTTGGAGATTGCCCCATCTATCTCTTTAAGTGCTTTTGCTTCATCGTTGTGTTCAGGAAGTGTGAGCATAAATCGATCAACAATCTCCTCTTTGGTGATGACAACATCACCCTCTGTCTCATCCTCTCTACGTGCAAACTCTCCACGCAAAAGTGCAAGCAGAAAAGAGACTTTAAAGCTAAGACTCTGTCTGCGCACAAGTTTTGGCAGATCACTCTCACCCTGTTTTAGATAGGCATATCCACCCTCATCATCAAGATAGACCTCAAGTCCAATCTTCTCAAAATAGCTCTCAATAGCACTAATATTTTGATTAAGATGCTCCCACACAATCGGCTGATCAGATCTATAAACAATCCCTTTGATCAATGCAATTGCCGCTAATGAAAAACCGCTCTCTTTCTCTTCCAAGCTCTTATCTCCAACTTTTTGTTTTAATACTTTTTCAGGTATTCAACTTATCCAATAATAGGGTTTTCTTCTTTGATGTGCAACTGATAATATGATAATCGTATCGTTATCAATAGTATAAAAAATGCTATATGGAAACTTGTGTAGTAAGCATCTTCTTATATTATTTTCAACTTCTGGATATAGCTTAGGAAATGTAATAATATTATCAATTGATGTTTGAATCTCTTTTTTAAATTTATCTCCAAGCTTTTCTTCTTGTAGATTATAGTACTCTTTACCATTTTCAATCTCTAAATAGGCTAATTCGAGTATTTTAAGTTTCATTTACCAAATACTTGATCATATGAAACCGTTTTAGCAGTTCCCTCTTTATATGCTTTGAATCTTTTTTGACTCTCTTTTATCCATATTTTCTCTATCTCTTCATCAGGTACATTGAGACTTTTTATTAAGTTTTCAATAACAATATATCTCTCTTCAGGTTTTAAATGTAAAGCCTCTTTTATAATATCAACTAAACTCATAGTTGTCCCCTTGTATCTATCTACCTAAATTATATCTAAAAATCACTATAAACTAATTTTCTATACTAACCTCTCTTACTCCCGTATAAACAGAATCTTTGGCACTCTTACCACCAACTTTCTACCGTCAACATCCTCTACCTCTAACTCCTCTTTAGCACTCTCATTTATATAGCCAATACTTAGCGTTGTAGCAAGTGAAAGGTAACCTACAATCTCAGCAACACCCTTGCTAACAGGATATGCATCAACTATCTCTTTCAAAGAGATTTGAGAGTGGTGCTGAAGTAGCTCTATGATATTTCTATGCAGTTGCGTCTCATCAACCCAAAACTTATCAAAAAGTGCTTCGGTAATATCTAAATCTATAGTATCCTCTTTCAACTCTGCATTGAAACTACCAACCTCCTGCGGTTCAAACATCCTCTTTTCAAGAGGCATTGCCACATCTATTCCAGGACGAGCAACGGTCATAAAATCTCTATTTTTAGGGTAGTGTTTCAGTGCAAGTGTACGCTTTTCAATACTGCTGATCAACTCTAAAACACGACGATTCTCAAGCCAGGCTCTCTCATC containing:
- a CDS encoding ATP-binding protein, which translates into the protein MESLFDAQAQRRGFRLIHFELYNWGTFDRKVVMLKMDGDNALLTGDIGSGKSTIVDALTTLLVSPGRIVYNKAAGAGSRERTLYSYVAGAYRTEKDEALGQLKAKTLRDHNNFTVLLGRFENEGLFESLTLALFLYLKPGNRTPERFYVVSRDKLNIEDNFIPPFKDIRALKKRLKQDGCELFESYRDYFSHIRRVLGIRGDQAMQLFYQTVSMKSVGNLTDFVREHMLEAKPIEKSVDELIASFSELKRAHDAVLEAKEEIALLKPICENIGKYQKKQNELLGLERLSKLIGVWFAKEAGAIYDEKLSALDIEVTKLNSRLKQTGDEVERLFSKESDLRLDIERSGGGRLAGIEKELQIEGERLESRHAEHRRYSELLKTLGKRGVSNEHTFLSLRQEFEGELTEVQEKREKVEANLFGDRKAYERLQERAKEIEKELIYLKARKSNIPQNSALIREQICDALGIKESDLPFAGELLKPLSKPFRGAIERVLRNFALSLLVDTRYYEQISDYVENHHLNGRLVYLKIDTSKEYEPLLFEDSTMLYSQMEVKSDTPFYDYLRHRLYYDFDYRLCEDISCFRRHKKALTKHGQVRQSGSRHEKDDRYDINDERRFVLGWENREKIEKLQEDLNTIHEKIDYLKESIKASKLELQTLENRRDTLRDVLRFEIFETIDYYTPSHRIEELKDEQKRLRESNDKLKVLEAQLKETKEARLEAQKSLSTLQQKLGELNTRISQLKEKRDSAYLKYEQFKDELEEELERIVAFVEEEGLNKLNLVNINSNENRAKEILKNRIESIKDQRRSLQNSIEKGMLNYLNRFTHQAKELDASIDASSSYLARYEKLRSDDLPRFEKNFKNKFKEGTITQVIQLSARLDMARKEITQKISMINGALKLIEYNPDTYIELLAEPTKDTEISAFRSELKMMTTGAIDRDDESGFSEEKFIMMKDLIERFAGRKGFVDIDAKWRKKVIDVRNWFTFGAVERYVSDETVKEYYADSAGKSGGQKEKLAYTVLASALAYQFGLIDTNVKSRTFRFAMIDEAFGKGSDTSARYALELFKKLDLQLLVVTPKQKIHVIEPFVKSIHFVYNKDGKDSNLVSLDIESYREQKEGSFKQ
- a CDS encoding type II toxin-antitoxin system RelE/ParE family toxin; the protein is MKLKILELAYLEIENGKEYYNLQEEKLGDKFKKEIQTSIDNIITFPKLYPEVENNIRRCLLHKFPYSIFYTIDNDTIIILSVAHQRRKPYYWIS
- a CDS encoding DUF4194 domain-containing protein; its protein translation is MEEKESGFSLAAIALIKGIVYRSDQPIVWEHLNQNISAIESYFEKIGLEVYLDDEGGYAYLKQGESDLPKLVRRQSLSFKVSFLLALLRGEFARREDETEGDVVITKEEIVDRFMLTLPEHNDEAKALKEIDGAISKVVEMGFLKRLSDGGYKIQPVLKSFVDANWLAEFDKKMAEYEKLMQEKGL
- a CDS encoding addiction module protein; amino-acid sequence: MSLVDIIKEALHLKPEERYIVIENLIKSLNVPDEEIEKIWIKESQKRFKAYKEGTAKTVSYDQVFGK